A portion of the Acidobacteriota bacterium genome contains these proteins:
- the fadI gene encoding acetyl-CoA C-acyltransferase FadI, whose product MNETTSRVAIVRGLRTPFAKAGTAYSNVDALELGKIVVSELVQRSEIDPETIDHLVFGTVIPSIKAANIAREIVLGTGLSRRIPAHTVSQACASGNQAVTSAADSIHRGYNDIVIAGGSESLSTVPILFSKKFAETLVAASRQKSPLGKLKAFSRLRPQHLAPDIPAIAESTTGLTMGQSAEVMAKENKISREAQDRFALQSHVRAAAAFESGRFADEVMTVIVPDDYKTVVERDNLIRSDTTLEKLSELKPVFDKKYGTLTAGNSSALTDGAAAVLLMSEKKAEELGLEPLAFVRSYAYAALDPFEQLLQGPAFAVPQALDRAGLKLDHMDVIEMHEAFAAQVLSNIQWLVSEEFAVNRLGRNEAVGEVDPEKINLTGGSIAIGHPFAATGARIVTTVANELKLQNKRYGLVSVCAAGAQGSAIVLERA is encoded by the coding sequence ATGAATGAAACCACGTCCCGCGTCGCCATCGTACGAGGTCTGCGAACACCTTTCGCGAAAGCGGGGACCGCCTATTCGAACGTCGATGCTCTCGAGCTCGGCAAGATCGTGGTCTCCGAGCTCGTCCAGCGAAGCGAGATCGATCCCGAGACGATCGACCATCTGGTCTTCGGTACCGTGATCCCTTCGATCAAGGCAGCGAACATCGCCAGGGAGATCGTCCTGGGAACGGGACTCTCCCGCCGGATTCCGGCTCACACCGTCTCACAGGCCTGCGCATCGGGAAATCAGGCGGTCACGAGTGCGGCCGATTCGATCCACCGCGGCTACAACGACATCGTGATCGCCGGCGGTTCCGAATCGCTCTCGACTGTTCCGATCCTCTTCTCGAAAAAGTTCGCCGAGACTCTCGTCGCCGCGTCCCGCCAGAAGAGTCCTCTCGGAAAATTGAAGGCCTTCTCGCGTCTGCGACCGCAACACCTCGCGCCGGACATCCCGGCGATCGCCGAATCGACCACGGGCCTGACGATGGGCCAGTCCGCCGAGGTCATGGCGAAGGAGAACAAGATCTCGCGGGAGGCCCAGGACCGCTTTGCGCTTCAGAGCCATGTCCGAGCGGCCGCCGCCTTCGAGAGCGGGCGGTTCGCCGACGAGGTCATGACCGTGATCGTTCCGGATGACTACAAGACCGTAGTGGAGCGCGACAATCTGATTCGCTCCGACACGACACTCGAGAAGCTCTCCGAGCTGAAGCCCGTATTCGACAAAAAGTATGGAACGCTCACGGCCGGCAATTCGTCTGCGCTCACCGACGGGGCCGCGGCGGTTCTGCTGATGTCGGAGAAGAAGGCGGAGGAGCTCGGTCTGGAGCCGCTCGCATTCGTGAGGAGCTACGCGTATGCAGCGCTCGATCCGTTCGAGCAACTGCTTCAGGGCCCCGCGTTTGCGGTCCCGCAGGCACTCGATCGCGCCGGCCTGAAACTCGACCACATGGACGTGATCGAGATGCACGAGGCGTTTGCTGCCCAGGTACTTTCGAACATTCAGTGGCTCGTCTCCGAGGAATTTGCCGTGAATCGTCTCGGAAGAAACGAGGCGGTGGGAGAGGTCGATCCGGAGAAGATCAACCTGACGGGCGGCTCGATCGCCATCGGTCACCCATTCGCGGCGACCGGGGCCCGGATCGTGACGACCGTGGCGAACGAGCTCAAGCTGCAGAACAAGCGATACGGGCTGGTGTCGGTCTGCGCCGCCGGGGCACAGGGTTCGGCAATCGTGCTGGAGAGGGCTTGA
- a CDS encoding molybdopterin oxidoreductase family protein: MSAAPEETTVVRAACPHDCPDTCSMLVEVVNGRAVRVKGDPDHPMTQGFLCSKVNRYPERTYHRDRLHHPMVRTGGKGDGKFRQVSWDEALGLVADRLDRIIHSDDGPQAILPYSYAGTMGLLQSQSMDRRFFHIIGASLLDRTICATAGTEALNATYGTRMGTDPETIDQAKLILLWGTNTLTSNPHLWPWVRAARDAGARVITIDPIRTRTADASDEHIQIRPGTDAALALAMMHVIFRDGLADFDYLERTTLGWESLRERAIAEYSPERVAGICRIDSREIERLANLYATTRPSFIRLNYGMQRHAGGGNAVRAISILPAVTGAWNDIGGGFQLSSSGTFHFDETALERPDLIPPGTRTINMSTIGDDLLGRPDPPIRAIVVYNSNPVAVAPDQSSVRKGFARDDLFVVVLEHFMTDTARYADVVLPATTQLEHTDLHKSYGHLYVNYSAQSIAPIGEALPNTEIFRRLAATMNLDHPALQDSDEELMRQALGSGHPTLEGITLEKLKESGSLRLNLPAPHLPFPAGTVVPTRSGKIEIRSSMLEALGLDPLPSWVPPHESEESAPELAARYPLTLISPPAHTFLNSTFANVEPLKKLAGRPTLQINARDAADRGIEHGMKVTVRNDRGTFMAEAEITDRVRPGVVSAPSIWWLESTEGSANANATTSQKLTDIGRAATFYDNLVEVTHAETIQES; the protein is encoded by the coding sequence ATGAGCGCCGCGCCTGAGGAGACAACCGTCGTCCGGGCCGCCTGCCCCCATGACTGTCCCGATACCTGCTCGATGCTGGTCGAAGTGGTCAATGGGCGGGCCGTCCGAGTCAAGGGCGATCCCGACCATCCGATGACCCAGGGCTTTCTCTGCTCGAAGGTCAACCGCTATCCCGAGCGTACCTACCACCGCGACCGTCTTCACCATCCGATGGTTCGCACGGGGGGCAAAGGCGACGGAAAGTTTCGCCAGGTCAGCTGGGACGAGGCGCTCGGGCTCGTCGCCGACCGCCTCGACCGGATCATTCATTCCGATGACGGCCCACAGGCGATCCTCCCCTATTCCTACGCAGGAACGATGGGACTACTGCAGAGCCAGTCGATGGACCGGCGATTCTTCCACATCATCGGCGCGTCCCTCCTCGATCGAACCATCTGCGCCACGGCGGGAACCGAGGCGCTGAACGCGACGTACGGCACCCGGATGGGAACCGATCCGGAAACCATCGATCAGGCGAAACTGATCCTCCTCTGGGGGACGAACACGCTGACGTCCAATCCGCATCTGTGGCCTTGGGTCCGGGCAGCGCGGGACGCGGGAGCCCGCGTCATCACGATCGACCCCATCCGGACAAGGACCGCGGACGCGTCGGATGAGCACATTCAGATTCGACCGGGAACCGACGCAGCGCTGGCGCTCGCCATGATGCACGTGATTTTTCGAGACGGACTGGCAGACTTCGATTACCTCGAGCGAACGACACTCGGATGGGAAAGTCTGCGGGAGCGTGCAATTGCCGAGTACTCCCCCGAGCGGGTCGCGGGCATCTGTCGGATCGACTCGCGGGAGATCGAACGGCTCGCGAACCTCTATGCGACGACCCGTCCTTCGTTCATCCGGCTGAACTACGGGATGCAGCGACACGCAGGCGGTGGCAACGCCGTCCGGGCGATCTCGATCCTTCCCGCGGTCACCGGCGCATGGAACGATATCGGCGGAGGATTCCAGCTCTCGTCGAGCGGGACGTTCCACTTCGACGAAACCGCCCTCGAGCGACCGGACCTCATCCCTCCGGGCACACGAACGATCAACATGTCGACGATCGGAGATGATCTGCTCGGGCGCCCGGATCCACCGATTCGTGCGATCGTCGTCTACAACTCGAACCCCGTTGCCGTCGCGCCCGATCAGTCGAGCGTACGGAAGGGGTTTGCGCGCGATGACCTCTTCGTGGTCGTGCTCGAGCACTTCATGACGGATACCGCGAGGTACGCCGACGTTGTGCTTCCGGCAACGACGCAACTCGAGCACACCGATCTCCACAAGAGCTACGGTCACCTCTACGTCAATTACAGCGCTCAGTCGATCGCCCCGATCGGGGAGGCGCTACCGAACACCGAGATCTTCCGGCGTCTCGCCGCAACGATGAATCTCGATCACCCGGCGCTGCAGGACTCCGACGAAGAGCTGATGCGGCAGGCTCTCGGATCGGGACATCCCACGCTCGAAGGAATCACGCTCGAGAAGCTGAAGGAGTCCGGCAGCCTCAGGCTGAACCTTCCGGCACCGCATCTCCCCTTTCCTGCCGGAACTGTCGTTCCCACGCGTTCGGGGAAGATCGAGATCCGATCGAGCATGCTCGAAGCGCTCGGTCTCGATCCGTTGCCCTCCTGGGTTCCGCCTCACGAGTCGGAGGAGTCCGCCCCCGAGCTTGCGGCGCGTTATCCGCTGACCCTCATCTCGCCTCCGGCTCACACCTTTCTCAACAGCACGTTCGCGAATGTGGAGCCGCTGAAGAAGCTCGCGGGGCGACCGACGCTGCAGATCAACGCGCGTGATGCCGCCGATCGAGGGATTGAACATGGGATGAAGGTGACGGTCAGGAACGACCGCGGAACCTTCATGGCGGAAGCAGAGATCACCGATAGGGTCCGGCCGGGCGTCGTGAGCGCGCCCTCGATCTGGTGGCTCGAGTCGACCGAGGGGAGTGCGAACGCAAACGCAACGACGTCGCAGAAGCTCACCGACATCGGAAGAGCCGCGACGTTTTACGATAATCTGGTCGAGGTGACGCATGCCGAGACCATTCAGGAGAGCTGA
- a CDS encoding CPBP family intramembrane metalloprotease, with the protein MTVIFVVILILLDQRYGILSSDRFPSERARWTAYGWFGLFLFLVSSSVIGAAEAGATPNLESMQFWSVFTMHVILLAFLFGWWLLAGREPVRQYLNLHTDELPQSIGIGIAAGVGGWLLTITIALIAGVIAQEAGLLPEDLKPAPMIIYLANLTIWQKLLIVFSAMTVEEFFFRGWLQKRFGLIVSTAIFALAHAGYGQPMLLIGITVISLVIGATFYLTRRLLPCIIAHGVFDAIQIFVIVPFALKATGAG; encoded by the coding sequence GTGACGGTCATCTTCGTCGTGATTCTGATCCTGCTCGATCAGCGCTACGGCATCCTCAGCTCGGACCGCTTCCCTTCCGAGCGAGCGCGATGGACGGCGTACGGCTGGTTCGGGCTGTTTCTGTTCCTCGTGAGCTCCTCGGTGATCGGCGCAGCCGAGGCCGGCGCGACACCGAATCTCGAGTCGATGCAGTTCTGGTCGGTCTTCACGATGCACGTGATCCTGCTGGCGTTTCTTTTCGGCTGGTGGCTACTGGCAGGACGCGAGCCCGTTCGCCAGTACCTGAATCTTCATACGGACGAGCTTCCTCAATCGATCGGGATCGGCATTGCGGCGGGGGTCGGTGGATGGCTTCTGACGATTACGATTGCGCTGATTGCGGGCGTCATCGCGCAGGAAGCGGGTCTACTTCCGGAGGACCTGAAGCCCGCTCCGATGATCATCTACCTGGCGAATCTGACGATCTGGCAAAAGCTCCTGATCGTCTTCAGCGCGATGACTGTCGAGGAGTTTTTCTTCCGGGGATGGCTGCAGAAGCGCTTCGGGCTGATCGTATCGACGGCAATCTTCGCGCTCGCGCATGCCGGATACGGCCAGCCGATGCTGCTGATCGGCATCACAGTGATCTCGCTCGTGATCGGCGCGACTTTTTATCTTACGCGGCGGCTGCTGCCGTGCATCATCGCCCACGGTGTTTTCGATGCGATTCAGATTTTCGTCATCGTCCCGTTCGCATTGAAAGCCACCGGAGCGGGCTGA
- a CDS encoding protein-L-isoaspartate(D-aspartate) O-methyltransferase — protein sequence MSDTQQAREWMVESQIAARGVRDPAVLEAMRVVPREEFVLPELRKYAHDDRPLPIAAGQTISQPFIVASMVQSLQLKPDDRVLEIGVGSGYAAAVIAEIVEEVFGVERHEELAIEARERLRRLGYDNVEIRHGDGTTGWEEKAPFDAIIVAAAGPKVPESLRAQLTLGGRMVIPIGSSPNEQSLVRITRTRDGFSEERLEAVRFVPLVGREGWPDRG from the coding sequence ATGAGCGACACACAGCAGGCGCGCGAATGGATGGTCGAGTCGCAGATCGCGGCCCGCGGAGTGAGAGATCCGGCGGTGCTCGAGGCAATGCGCGTCGTGCCGCGCGAAGAGTTCGTCCTGCCGGAGCTTCGAAAGTACGCTCACGACGACCGGCCGCTGCCGATCGCGGCGGGCCAGACCATCTCGCAGCCGTTCATCGTGGCGAGCATGGTCCAGTCCCTTCAGTTGAAGCCGGACGACCGAGTCCTCGAGATCGGCGTCGGCTCCGGCTACGCCGCCGCGGTCATCGCCGAGATCGTCGAGGAAGTCTTCGGCGTCGAACGTCATGAAGAGCTCGCGATCGAGGCGCGCGAGCGGCTCCGGAGACTCGGGTACGACAATGTGGAGATCCGCCATGGAGACGGGACGACGGGGTGGGAAGAGAAGGCTCCGTTCGATGCGATCATCGTGGCGGCTGCCGGACCGAAGGTTCCGGAAAGCCTCAGGGCTCAACTCACGCTCGGCGGGCGAATGGTCATACCGATCGGTTCGAGCCCCAATGAACAGAGCCTGGTGCGGATCACACGAACGCGGGATGGTTTCAGTGAGGAGCGGCTCGAGGCCGTCCGTTTCGTCCCTCTCGTCGGCAGGGAAGGATGGCCCGATCGCGGCTGA
- the amrB gene encoding AmmeMemoRadiSam system protein B, translating to MIRRAAVAGSFYPAEPEVLGRDVDRMLREARPRREEKLPRALIVPHAGYVYSGSVAAEAYRLLESHIGRINRVLLLGPSHFVPFDGHAVPASDGFMTPLGTVELDAEGRDRLSELDHVIVSDLPHQREHSLEVQLPFLQRIFESVPLLLPVAVGTARAEQTAEIIRSEWNRDGTLVLISTDLSHYLPYDDARRADARTAEAIRSFDFEAIRDRDACGRYPLRGALLAAKEDELTIHELDLRNSGDTAGPRSEVVGYGAWVIN from the coding sequence ATGATTCGAAGGGCCGCAGTCGCCGGAAGCTTTTATCCGGCCGAACCAGAAGTGCTGGGACGAGACGTCGACCGGATGCTTCGCGAAGCGCGCCCACGGAGAGAGGAGAAACTTCCTCGGGCGCTGATCGTGCCGCATGCCGGCTACGTCTACTCCGGATCGGTGGCGGCAGAGGCCTACCGGCTTCTCGAGTCGCACATCGGCAGAATCAATCGGGTTCTTCTTCTCGGGCCGAGCCACTTCGTCCCCTTCGACGGCCATGCAGTTCCGGCATCGGACGGTTTCATGACGCCTCTCGGGACAGTCGAGCTCGATGCAGAAGGACGAGACCGACTCTCTGAACTGGATCACGTGATCGTATCGGACCTCCCCCACCAGCGGGAGCACAGCCTCGAAGTCCAGCTTCCCTTCCTGCAGCGGATCTTCGAGTCCGTTCCGCTGCTCCTCCCCGTCGCCGTCGGAACCGCACGGGCGGAGCAGACCGCCGAGATCATCCGGTCCGAATGGAACCGCGACGGAACGCTGGTGCTGATCTCGACCGACCTGAGCCATTACCTCCCCTACGACGATGCGCGCCGCGCCGACGCGAGAACGGCCGAAGCGATCCGGAGCTTCGACTTCGAGGCGATCCGGGACCGGGACGCATGCGGTCGATACCCGCTGCGGGGAGCGCTGCTGGCCGCAAAGGAAGACGAGCTGACCATCCATGAGCTCGATCTGAGAAACTCCGGCGATACGGCCGGTCCGCGAAGCGAGGTCGTCGGCTATGGGGCCTGGGTCATCAACTGA
- a CDS encoding Gfo/Idh/MocA family oxidoreductase, with amino-acid sequence MAKVGIIGTGWGTRVQVPRFREAGLDVRALYGRSPEKTRSEAEEAGIPEVHEDWRELLESDIDVVTIVTPPFQHLEMASAALEAGLHVVSEKPTALNGDEARQLLEVSRRHPDRISLIDHELRFLPSTRRALEMVPDLGEIHWIDCTYSSPSRNDPERRWNWWSDESKGGGVLGAIGSHLIDACRHLVGEVNGVSATLKTFIESRPDGKGQRKEVTSDDFASLTLSIERGVTAALTMSVVSGVDEPTTITIHGLEGALRLIQDELFFARTGEDWKQVEVERVGEGAGDSPGGSFGSGTYWLGKALARAIDDGDRSALEPAATFHDGLVQQLVLDAARRSSRNQSRFERIELPDQK; translated from the coding sequence ATGGCGAAAGTCGGAATCATCGGGACGGGATGGGGCACGCGTGTCCAGGTTCCGCGCTTCAGGGAAGCGGGCCTCGATGTTCGTGCCCTTTACGGACGCTCGCCGGAGAAGACTCGCTCCGAGGCCGAAGAGGCCGGCATTCCGGAAGTCCATGAAGACTGGCGCGAGCTTCTCGAATCCGACATCGATGTCGTGACGATCGTCACGCCTCCATTCCAGCACCTCGAAATGGCCTCCGCGGCTCTCGAAGCGGGGCTTCACGTGGTGAGCGAGAAGCCGACGGCGTTGAACGGCGATGAGGCTCGCCAGCTTCTGGAGGTCAGCCGCAGACATCCCGATCGGATCTCTCTGATCGATCATGAGCTTCGCTTTCTTCCCTCCACGCGTCGAGCGCTTGAAATGGTCCCGGATCTCGGGGAGATTCACTGGATCGACTGTACGTACAGCAGTCCGTCGCGCAACGACCCTGAACGCCGGTGGAACTGGTGGTCCGATGAGAGCAAGGGGGGCGGAGTGCTCGGGGCGATCGGTTCTCATCTCATCGATGCGTGCCGCCATCTCGTCGGTGAGGTGAACGGGGTGAGCGCAACGCTGAAGACGTTCATCGAATCGCGCCCGGACGGAAAGGGGCAGCGAAAAGAGGTGACCTCCGACGATTTCGCTTCGTTGACGCTCAGCATCGAGAGGGGCGTCACGGCGGCTCTGACGATGTCGGTCGTCTCAGGCGTCGATGAGCCGACGACGATCACGATTCACGGTCTGGAAGGAGCGCTGCGGCTGATCCAGGACGAGCTCTTCTTCGCGCGCACCGGAGAGGACTGGAAGCAGGTGGAAGTCGAGCGCGTCGGCGAGGGAGCGGGCGATTCTCCCGGCGGGAGCTTCGGAAGCGGGACCTACTGGCTCGGAAAGGCGCTGGCGCGCGCGATCGACGACGGAGACCGATCCGCGCTCGAGCCGGCCGCCACGTTCCACGATGGCCTCGTCCAGCAATTGGTTCTGGATGCGGCGCGTCGATCCTCCCGCAACCAGAGCCGTTTCGAGCGCATCGAGCTGCCGGATCAGAAATAA
- a CDS encoding deoxyribonuclease IV: MRRVDPPATRAVSSASSCRIRNKRSLGSFDQDVSRTSQNDHDLIGAHVSARGGVCNVFDRADEIGASAVAFFSKNNNRWAASPLGEEECATFRERRRASGAPLMIHAAYLINLAATDEGILERSIAGLEDELRRAAKLGAESLVIHPGAHMGAGVTKGIDRIARALDEVHRRLPELGTKTLLETSAGQGSSLCCTFEEIGRILRLVDDPSRVGVCVDTCHIFAAGYDFSTPGGWSAIVDEMAEQIGLDRVEAFHLNDSKRELGSRVDRHEHIGEGKIGLDPFGQILNDSRFREIPKVIETPKTVPVESDLENLRRLRSLTGPLGRRPPL; this comes from the coding sequence ATGCGGCGCGTCGATCCTCCCGCAACCAGAGCCGTTTCGAGCGCATCGAGCTGCCGGATCAGAAATAAACGAAGTCTCGGTTCGTTCGATCAGGACGTGTCCCGGACCAGTCAAAATGATCATGATCTGATCGGAGCGCATGTCTCCGCGCGGGGCGGCGTCTGCAACGTCTTCGACCGGGCCGACGAGATCGGCGCGTCCGCCGTCGCGTTCTTCTCGAAGAACAACAATCGCTGGGCCGCGTCGCCGCTTGGCGAGGAAGAGTGCGCGACTTTTCGCGAGAGAAGACGGGCCAGCGGCGCGCCTCTGATGATTCACGCCGCGTATCTGATCAACCTGGCGGCGACCGACGAGGGCATCCTGGAGCGCTCGATCGCCGGCCTCGAGGACGAGCTGCGACGCGCGGCGAAGCTCGGAGCCGAATCGCTCGTCATCCACCCCGGGGCGCACATGGGGGCCGGGGTCACGAAAGGAATCGACCGAATCGCGCGCGCTCTCGACGAGGTGCACCGCCGGCTGCCGGAGCTCGGGACGAAAACTCTTCTCGAGACCTCCGCCGGACAGGGGTCATCGCTCTGCTGCACGTTTGAGGAAATCGGCCGGATTCTCCGGCTGGTGGACGATCCGTCGCGCGTGGGGGTCTGCGTTGACACGTGCCACATATTCGCTGCCGGTTACGATTTCTCGACTCCCGGCGGGTGGTCTGCAATCGTCGACGAGATGGCCGAGCAGATCGGACTCGATCGGGTGGAGGCATTTCATCTCAACGATTCGAAGAGAGAGCTCGGTTCCCGGGTCGACCGGCATGAGCACATCGGCGAGGGGAAGATCGGCCTCGATCCGTTTGGTCAGATTCTCAATGATTCGAGGTTCCGAGAAATACCGAAGGTGATCGAGACACCCAAGACAGTGCCGGTCGAGTCGGATCTGGAGAACCTCCGGAGACTCCGCTCGCTGACTGGGCCGCTGGGCCGCCGACCGCCGCTATAA
- a CDS encoding Rdx family protein: protein MELQKGRIGQFEVFVNGRLVLSRKGGLLAKLMSKPWPSDEDVISAVRGAMPQED, encoded by the coding sequence GTGGAGCTTCAGAAGGGCCGCATCGGCCAGTTCGAGGTGTTCGTGAATGGACGTCTGGTGTTGTCCCGGAAGGGCGGTCTGCTCGCGAAGCTGATGAGCAAACCGTGGCCGAGCGACGAGGACGTGATATCGGCCGTGCGCGGTGCG